A stretch of Mobula birostris isolate sMobBir1 chromosome 2, sMobBir1.hap1, whole genome shotgun sequence DNA encodes these proteins:
- the hadhb gene encoding trifunctional enzyme subunit beta, mitochondrial has product MASMLMHTFRIVPTNVKWAAKLNLRLLSSVSSTQSQVKSSTKKTLAKPGLRNVVLVEGVRIPFLVAGTTYAELMTHDLARAALKGLLRRTNVPKPDVDYITFGTVIQEVKTSNVAREAALGAGFSERTPAHTVTMACISSNQAMTTAYGLIASGQCDTVIAGGVELMSDVPIRHSRKMRKALLSLPRAKTIGQKLALLGKIRPDYFVPELPAVAEFSTNETMGHSADRLAAAFGVSRKEQDEFALRSHSLAKKAETEKLLKDVIPFKVPGHHTVIKDNGIRPSSMEQLAKLKPAFIKPHGTITAANASFLTDGASAVLIMSEDKALAMGYKPLAYLRDFVYVSQDPKDQLLLGPTYATPKVLEKAGLTLNDIDVFEFHEAFAAQILSNMKAMDSEWFAKTYMGRKTKVGVPEMDKFNCWGGSLSLGHPFGATGCRLVTTAAHRLIAEGGQYALVAACAAGGQGHGMIVETYPQK; this is encoded by the exons ATTTGCGTTTATTGAGCTCTGTTTCTTCTACTCAATCTCAAG TGAAATCAAGCACCAAGAAAACTCTAGCAAAACCAGGGTTGAGAAATGTTGTTCTGGTTGAAGGTGTTCGAATTCCATTCTTGGTGGCTGGTACCAC GTATGCAGAATTGATGACTCATGATTTAGCCAGGGCAGCACTAAA GGGACTACTGAGAAGAACCAATGTCCCAAAACCAGATGTTGACTATATTACATTTGGTACTGTTATTCAGGAGGTCAAAACAAGTAATGTTGCTCGAGAG gctgcacttggagcagGGTTTTCAGAAAGAACTCCAGCCCACACTGTAACAATGGCTTGTATTTCTTCAAATCAGGCAATGACTACAG CTTATGGTCTGATTGCTTCCGGTCAGTGTGATACAGTAATAGCAGGTGGTGTAGAACTGATGTCTGATGTTCCCATCCGTCACAGCAGGAAAATGAGGAAGGCCTTACTTTCGCTTCCCAGAGCTAAGACAATAGGACAGAAATTGGCTCTGCTTGGAAAAATCCGCCCAGACTATTTTGTTCCTGAG CTTCCAGCGGTAGCTGAATTCTCCACCAATGAGACGATGGGGCATTCTGCAGACAGACTTGCAGCAGCATTCGGTGTATCCCGAAAAGAACAAGATGAATTTGCTTTGCGTTCACATTCTTTGGCCAAGAAAGCAGAAACTGAGAAGCTTCTTAAAGACGTCATTCCATTCAAAGTGCCAG GCCATCACACCGTCATCAAAGATAATGGAATTAGACCATCCTCGATGGAACAGTTGGCTAAATTGAAGCCAGCCTTTATCAAACCGCATGGAACCATTACTGCTGCCAATGCTTCTTTCCTG ACAGATGGTGCTTCTGCTGTGTTAATAATGTCTGAAGATAAAGCACTGGCTATGGGCTACAAACCACTGGCTTATCTAAG GGACTTTGTATATGTCTCACAGGATCCAAAAGACCAGTTGCTGCTTgg GCCAACATATGCAACTCCTAAGGTTTTGGAGAAAGCTGGATTAACGCTTAATGATATTGATGTCTTTGAGTTTCATGAAGCTTTTGCA GCACAGATCCTGTCTAATATGAAAGCTATGGATTCAGAGTGGTTTGCAAAAACCTATATGGGCAGAAAAACTAAG GTTGGTGTTCCTGAAATGGATAAATTTAACTGTTGGGGTGGTTCATTATCCCTGGGACATCCTTTTGGTGCCACTGGATGTCGCCTGGTTACAACGGCTGCTCACAGACTGATTGCAGAAGGTGGACAATATGcacttgttgctgcttgtgctgCTGGAGGACAG